One window of the Equus caballus isolate H_3958 breed thoroughbred chromosome 2, TB-T2T, whole genome shotgun sequence genome contains the following:
- the C2H1orf174 gene encoding UPF0688 protein C1orf174 homolog: protein MRSRKLTGGVRSSARLRARSCSARLASAQDVDITTSAGTVCQTSLSHKAADRRTSKKFKCDRGHLVKSELQKLAPKSASAAEARAPPASACEAAPRGAAEDGAQSAEEAAVAAQRCRGVRDACSPETAELALPQRGAPSGEESASSPAARDGSAPEPQPAQTPALQMDNSVFLDDDSNQPMPVSRFFGNVELMQDLPPASSSCPSMSRREFRKMHFRAKDDDDDDDDAEM, encoded by the exons CTCACAGGTGGAGTGCGGTCCTCAGCGCGCCTAAGAGCCCGGAGTTGCTCAGCCAGGTTGGCCTCTGCTCAGGACGTCGACATCACCACGTCTGCCGGGACAGTATGTCAG ACTTCCTTGTCACACAAAGCCGCCGACAGGCGAACCTCCAAGAAGTTCAAGTGTGACAGAGGTCATCTGGTGAAATCAGAGTTACAGAAGCTGGCCCCTAAGAGCGCCAGCGCCGCTGAAGCCAGAGCCCCTCCCGCGAGCGCCTGTGAAGCCGCGCCTCGGGGGGCTGCGGAGGACGGCGCGCAGTCTGCAGAGGAGGCGGCCGTTGCTGCGCAGCGCTGCCGGGGCGTGCGCGACGCCTGCTCGCCAGAGACTGCGGAGCTGGCCCTGCCGCAGCGCGGCGCCCCTTCAGGAGAGGAGTCCGCCAGCAGCCCCGCCGCGCGGGACGGGTCGGCGCCGGAGCCCCAGCCAGCGCAGACGCCCGCCCTGCAGATGGATAACAGCGTGTTTCTCGACGACGACAGCAATCAGCCGATGCCAGTGAGTCGCTTCTTCGGAAACGTGGAGCTCATGCAG GACCTTCCACCGGCGTCTTCCTCGTGTCCCTCAATGAGCAGGCGAGAATTCAGGAAGATGCATTTCAGAGCCAAagacgacgacgacgacgacgacgacgCGGAAATGTAG
- the DFFB gene encoding DNA fragmentation factor subunit beta — protein MFAVFRKPKTFKLRALHSQSKFGVAGRSCEEVLRKGCLHLQLPIAGSRLCLYEDGTELTGDYFWSVPDNSELVLLTKGQTWQGYVSDISHFLSVFHKPHEGLIQAARQLLSGELAPLRQKLLVDLLHTVSENIAAETRAEDPPWFEGLESRFRSKSSYLRYSCESRIRGYLREVGAYSSLVGAEAQEEYVQIVEAMSRRLRAMSYNGSYFDRGAKASRLCTPEGWFSCQGPFDVDDCVSKHSINPYSNRESRVLFSTWNLDHVIEKKRTIVPTLAEAIKEQDGREIDWEYFYSLLFTSENLKLVHIACHKKTNHKLSCDPDRIYKPLTKPKRKRPAKKCP, from the exons ATGTTTGCGGTGTTCCGGAAGCCCAAGACGTTCAAGCTGCGGGCCCTGCACAGCCAGAGCAAGTTTGGGGTGGCGGGCAGGAGCTGCGAGGAGGTGCTGCGGAAGGGGTGCCTCCACCTGCAG ctccctaTTGCTGGCTCCCGCCTCTGCCTCTATGAAGATGGCACGGAGCTGACTGGAGATTACTTCTGGAGCGTTCCTGACAACTCGGAGCTTGTGCTTCTCACCAAGGGCCAGACTTGGCAGGGCT ATGTGAGTGACATCAGTCACTTCCTCAGCGTGTTCCACAAGCCCCACGAGGGCCTCATCCAGGCCGCCCGGCAACTGCTCTCTGGCGAGCTGGCCCCGCTGCGGCAGAAGCTTCTGGTCGACCTGCTGCACACTGTCAGTGAGAACATCGCGGCTGAGACCCGGGCCGAGGACCCGCCGTGGTTCGAAG GTTTGGAGTCCCGGTTTAGGAGTAAGTCCAGCTATCTGAGATACAGCTGCGAGAGCCGGATCCGGGGCTACCTGAGAGAG GTGGGCGCTTACTCCTCCCTGGTCGGCGCCGAGGCTCAGGAGGAGTATGTGCAGATCGTCGAGGCCATGTCCCGGAGGCTCAGGGCTATGAGTTACAATGGCAGCTACTTCGACAGAGGAGCTAAGGCAAGCCGGCTCTGCACGCCAGAAGGCTGGTTCTCCTGCCAG GGTCCTTTTGACGTGGACGACTGTGTGTCTAAGCACTCCATCAACCCCTACAGCAACAGGGAGAGCCGGGTCCTCTTCAGCACCTGGAACCTGGACCACGT AATAGAGAAGAAACGCACCATTGTTCCCACGCTGGCTGAAGCgattaaagaacaagatggaAGAGAAATAGACTGGGAGTATTTTTACAGCCTGCTTTTTACCTCGGAGAATCTAAAGTTAGTTCACATTGCCTGCCATAAGAAAACCAACCACAAACTCAGCTGCGACCCAGACAGAATCTACAAACCCCTGACAAAGCCAAAGAGGAAGCGGCCTGCTAAAAAGTGCCCGTGA